The Streptomyces puniciscabiei genomic interval CGTGTCCGGCTTCGTGAAGGGCAACAAGAAGGCGCTGACCTCGGACGTCGCGGGCCTGGCCAAGGTCACCAAGGTCCTCGTCACCCAACGGGCCGCACTGGAGGAGCTGTTGACCGTCGCCCCCACGGGTCTGTCGAACCTGCAGAACGCCTACAACCCGGCCGCCGGCACCCTCGACACCCGCAACAACGCCCAGACCCCGCAGGACCCGGCGTCCCTGCTCTGCTCGATCCTCAGGACCACCGGGGACGACCACGGCAGCTGCACGGACCTGAAGAAACTCTTCGACTCCCTGCCGAAGCTGCCGGCGGCCCCCGCGACGACGGGCACGGTCGACAAGACCCTCGGCGGAATCCTGGGGGCACGGGCATGAGCGTGCGGAGCATGGGGCGGGCGGCCGCCTGGACAGCGGTCGGCTCGCTGCTGCTGACCGGCTGTGAGTTCAACGGCTGGTACGACGTCCCGCTGCCCGGCGGCGCCGCCTCGGACGGCCACGCCTACCACGTCACCGTGGAGTTCCGGGACGTACTGGACCTGGTGCCGCAGTCGGCGGTGAAGGTGAACAACGTCACCGTGGGCACGGTCGAGAAGGTGCAGCTGGACGGCTGGCACGCGCGCGTGCGACTCAGAATCGCCGACTCGGTGAAGCTGCCCGGCAACGCGGTCGCCGATCTGCGGCAGACCAGCATGCTCGGCGAGAAGTACGTGGCCCTCTCGGCTCCGCCCGGCACCCGGCCCGTCGGCCGGCTCCGCGACGGCGACCGCATCCCGCTCTCCCGCAGCGGCCGCAACCCTGAGGTCGAGGAGGTGCTGTCGGCCCTGTCCGCGCTGCTCAACGGCGGCGGGGTGGCCCAGCTGAAGACGATCACCGTCGAGCTGAACAGGGCCCTGAACGGCCGCGAGGACCGGGTCAGGTCGCTGCTGAAGCAGCTCGACACGTTCCTCGGGGGCCTCGACGACCAGCGGGCGGAGATCGTGCGTGCGCTGGGGGGCGTCGACCGGCTCGCCAAGCGGCTGAAGAAGGAGAAGAAGACCATCGCCCAGGCCGTCGACACCATGCCGCCCGCCCTCAAGGCCCTCGCCGACCAGCGCAAGGACCTGACGAAGATGCTCACCGCCCTGTCCAGGCTCGGCACCACCGGCACCCGCGTGGTGAACGCCTCCAAGGACGACACGGTCGCCAACCTGAAGGAGCTGCAGCCCATCCTGGCGGAGCTGAACAAGGCGGGCGACGACCTCCCCAACTCCCTGGAGATCCTGACCACCTACCCCTTCCCGCGCAACGCCACGGACGCCATCAGGGGCGACTACGTCAACCTGAGGATCACCGCCGACCTGGACCTGGCCGGCCTCTACGGCAACGTCACCGGAAAGCCGGGCAAGGGCAGGAAGTCCCCGGCGCCCAAGCCGCCGAGCCTGCCCGGCGTCCCCACTCCCACCCCGCTCCCGTCCCTGCCGGCCCCGCCGTCCCTGCCCGGCGCCCCGACCGTGCCACCCGTGCCCTCGAAGCCGTCCGACGGCAGCACCCTGCTGTGCCCACCGGTGTGCACCGCGGCCTACGGCACCTCGGACGGCGCGCGTCGCCTCCCGCCCGGGGTCGACCTCGGCCTCGCCGAGCTGATGCTGAAGGGGATGCTGCCGTGATCACACGTACGGTCAGGGCCCAACTGCTCGCCTTCGCGGCCGTCACCGCCCTCGGGGTGTCGTACGTCGGCGCCCGGTACACGGGCCTGCTGGACGACGTCCTGCACCGCGGCTACACCGTGCGCGCCGACTTCGCCGAGTCCGGGGGCGTCTTCCCCGGCGCCGAGGTCACCTACCGGGGTGTGCCGGTGGGCCGCGTGAGCGACCTGCGGCTGAACGGCTCCGGGGTGTCGGTGGCGCTGAAGATCGAGGACGGCGCCCCGCGGATCCCGGCCGACACGCTCGCCGTGGTCGCCGACCGTTCGGCGGTGGGCGAGCAGTACGTCGACCTCCAGCCGCGCCGGTCGGGCGGGCCGTACCTGATGGACGGCAGCCCGATCCCGCGCAGCCGGACCCGGACCCCGCTGCCGGTCACCGACCTGGTCCTCAGCCTCGACCGGCTGGTCAACTCGGTCGGCAAGGACGATCTGCGGGTCACCGTCGACGAGTTGGGCAAGGCCTTCGCCGGCACCGGGCCGAACCTCAGCCGTCTGGTGGACTCCGGCAACGCGCTGGTGGAGTCGGCGTCCCAGTCGCTCCCGGAGACGACCTCGCTGATCGAGGACTCGCGGAAGGTGCTCAGGACCCAGGCCGACCAGGGCTCGGCGATCAAGTCCTTCTCCCGCGACCTGGCCGATCTCACCCAGCAGCTGAAATCGAGCGACGGCGATCTGCGCCGGCTGATCGGCACCACCGCGCCCGCCGCCCAGCAGCTCGACTCCCTGCTGAAGTCCACGCGACCACAGGTGCCGGTCCTGCTGGCCAACCTGATCAGCGGCGGCCAGATCACCGTGGCCCGGCTGCCCGGCGTCGAACAGGCCCTGGTCACGCTCCCGCTCACTGTCGCGGGCAGCTACACGGTGATCCCCGGCGACGGCACCACCCACTTCGGGCTGACCGTGAACGCCGACGACCCGCCCGCCTGCACCCAGGGCTACGGCACCCAGCGGCGCGACCCCGCCGACACCAGCACCCGCCCGGCGAACACCGCCGCGCACTGCACGGCACCGCGCGGCAGCAAGACCTCGGTGCGCGGCGCGCAGCACGCACCCGGCGCGACGACCGGTCCGGCCGGCGCGAACCAGGCCGCGTTCGTGGCCCCGTACGACCCGGAGACCGGCACGGTGACCGGCCCGGGCGGAACGCCCGTCGAGATCGGCTCGACAGGCGGCGAACAGACCGTGTTCGGAAAGGAGTCGTGGCAATGGCTGCTCGTGGGACCGATGGCATGACAGGGGGGCGGAGGAGGCTGCTGTCGGCGGGGCTCGTCGCCGCGACCGTGCTGACGACCGTCCTGTGCGTCTGGCTGGGCCTGAAGCTGGCCGACCAGCGCCAGGCGGAGCAGCGCCGTCAGGACATCCTGGCGGCG includes:
- a CDS encoding MCE family protein, which encodes MSVRSMGRAAAWTAVGSLLLTGCEFNGWYDVPLPGGAASDGHAYHVTVEFRDVLDLVPQSAVKVNNVTVGTVEKVQLDGWHARVRLRIADSVKLPGNAVADLRQTSMLGEKYVALSAPPGTRPVGRLRDGDRIPLSRSGRNPEVEEVLSALSALLNGGGVAQLKTITVELNRALNGREDRVRSLLKQLDTFLGGLDDQRAEIVRALGGVDRLAKRLKKEKKTIAQAVDTMPPALKALADQRKDLTKMLTALSRLGTTGTRVVNASKDDTVANLKELQPILAELNKAGDDLPNSLEILTTYPFPRNATDAIRGDYVNLRITADLDLAGLYGNVTGKPGKGRKSPAPKPPSLPGVPTPTPLPSLPAPPSLPGAPTVPPVPSKPSDGSTLLCPPVCTAAYGTSDGARRLPPGVDLGLAELMLKGMLP
- a CDS encoding MCE family protein, whose product is MITRTVRAQLLAFAAVTALGVSYVGARYTGLLDDVLHRGYTVRADFAESGGVFPGAEVTYRGVPVGRVSDLRLNGSGVSVALKIEDGAPRIPADTLAVVADRSAVGEQYVDLQPRRSGGPYLMDGSPIPRSRTRTPLPVTDLVLSLDRLVNSVGKDDLRVTVDELGKAFAGTGPNLSRLVDSGNALVESASQSLPETTSLIEDSRKVLRTQADQGSAIKSFSRDLADLTQQLKSSDGDLRRLIGTTAPAAQQLDSLLKSTRPQVPVLLANLISGGQITVARLPGVEQALVTLPLTVAGSYTVIPGDGTTHFGLTVNADDPPACTQGYGTQRRDPADTSTRPANTAAHCTAPRGSKTSVRGAQHAPGATTGPAGANQAAFVAPYDPETGTVTGPGGTPVEIGSTGGEQTVFGKESWQWLLVGPMA